The sequence below is a genomic window from Setaria italica strain Yugu1 chromosome IV, Setaria_italica_v2.0, whole genome shotgun sequence.
GGGGAAAGTTATGTTATGTCACAGGAACCCTTACCCTCCATCATCGTGCCAACTTGAGGAGAGGAGGCACGTACGGTACGGTACGGCCCGCCGTGAGAAAATACTAGCCGTAGTGCCTCGCTCCCTTAACCACGCCGTGCCATGTATTTGCCAGCATGATCTGCGGTGGTTAGGGCAGTGAGTGCATCGTCCGACGTACGTACTACACGGTGTGGATGTGCAGTATGAGTTCCGTGTCAGCTTAAGGTGGACTTGAAGAATGACACGGCCAGACCAAGTGCAggatgcatgtttttttttccccttcctttTTCCGACGAAACGTGCATGCTGTTTATGCTGAGGACTGAGGTGATGCTCTCAAGTTCAGCAACCAACAGTACTCAGGATAATTTCATCGTTTATTAATCTTCTGATCCGAGACAGGAGTACTCCGTACGCTCTAGGTGGATGCTAAACACATATGGGTCTGGTTCAGTCTGCGTTGGTGCAAAATGATGATAAACTGATTTTTTCGAGgatataaacaaaaaaaatagtgctactccatgatccatccattcGAAAATGTAGCATATTTGACAAACATTATAGAAAAAGTTAACGTATATCATATCAAATCATCTTAGCTAAGCTCATCATGCGTATTTATTTGGTACTAAAAATTTTAGCATGTTCTATTTAGATTTTAGAATAGTTTAATTTGTACAAAACTAAAACGATAAGGATTATTAACAGCAATATCCCAAGTATACCTAGCAGTAGACATTGTGATATTTGCGCACTATCTTATTGGCCCATGATGTCACTCAGTTAAAGAAAACACATTTGTGATAAAAATAAGTTGAAAAATTTGGACCAGGGCCTTCGACAGAGTAATATCCTGACAGGTTATTCTTTCAACGCAAGAATCAAGATAGGGCTGCGGTAGTGCTGATGCAGTGCGTACAATAGTGCCAGCAGTCATCACAACGCCATTTTTTTATCACGCATTGGTGCTTGTACTTGACTCGCGTTTAGCGCCTCGCCGCATTAGTCTCTTTGTTTATAGAGTACTTTTATTACAAAATGCATACCCGTCGACTGTCGATACGACCAGTTCAGTTCAGGCACCTAGAATGAGCAGCCAGAACatggttgtgacttgtgagaatGTACCATTGCATCTTCACGTTCAACAGCACCTCACTCTGCTTGGAACACTTTCCATGTCCACAAGAGATGCAGTGGGAAATTGCAGTGGTACAACATGCCAATGGTGTGTGTTCTCAAGGAAAACAAAACGAACATATGCGAACGGTGTGAATTGTGATCAACGACTACAATCCATACATGAAACCGGTAAAGCTACTTGATGGACTTCTAACAAAAATCCCAGCAGGTTTCACCGTTCAAAGCGAGGTAAGTGTAGCACTAGTACTGCAACTAAAAATGAAAATCCAGCTCGCGAGGAGGGGGCGAGGGGCCCTACCATGCATCAGTCAGTGATGATTGATGAATCCGCTGCACGTCCCGATCGATTTTAAATATCTTGCTGCGCGTGTGCCTGTGCCGTCGCCGTGGCGTCCCCTGTCCCTCATCAAGCCGCTGCTGCTACCCCGCCGCAGCGTCCTGCGCTGCTCTTCCACCTCTGGTGCCAACTCACACGCATTACCTCCAAGATCACACGGCTGGGGCTCGCTGGCTGGGCTGGCTACTCGATCGATCGCGGAACCATCCACCCGGCACGCTCTGCCATTCTTATCTCTCCCAAACCCCCTATAAAACCCCTCACGCCCCCCGCATTCTCCACTCACAAAACACCAGCTCGatctctccttttcctttccttcgagCTCCacacatcttcttcctctggtaTCTTCTCCTTACAACCATGGCTGCTCGGGTCTCTTTGGTGCTGAGCGTGCTGCTCGCCTGCTCGGCCGCGCTTGCGGCCGCCAACTTCAACCAGGAGTTCGACATCACCTGGGGCGACGGCCGCGGCAAGATCCGGGACAATGGCCAGCTCCTGACGCTCACGCTCGACCGCACCTCCGGCTCGGGGTTCCAGTCCAAGCACGAGTACCTCTTCGGCAAGATCGACATGCAGCTCAAGCTCGTCCCCGGCAACTCCGCCGGCACCGTCACCGCCTACTACGTAAGAACCCATTGATGATGAGGATCACATGTGCGTTTTGTTTGATTTTTTGGCCTGCTggctgatcgatcgatcaatgTGTACCGTACCTCTGCAGCTGTCGTCGCAGGGGAACACCCACGACGAGATCGACTTCGAGTTCCTGGGGAACGTCACGGGCGAGCCCTACACGCTGCACACCAACGTGTTCACGCAGGGGCAGGGGCAGCGCGAGCAGCAGTTCCGCCTCTGGTTCGACCCCACCAAGGACTTCCACACCTACTCCATCCTCTGGAACCCCAAGCACGTCATGTAAGCTGCTGTTCATCACTTCCGTTCTGTTCTTGATCAATCAGAGAGTGTCGATCGATTGACTAACAATGTTCTTGGTCGATGGATGGATGTGCAGCTTCATGGTGGACGACCTGCCGATCAGGGACTTCCGGAACCTGGAGAGCAAGGGGATCGCGTTCCCCAAGAACCAGCCGATGCGGCTCTACTCCAGCCTCTGGAACGCCGACGACTGGGCCACGCAGGGCGGCCGCGTGAAGACGGACTGGTCCCACGCCCCCTTCTCCGCCTCCTACCGGAACTTCAGGGCCGACGcctgcgtcgccgtcgccggcggcaagaCCCGCTGCGGCGCCACCGTCGGCACCGAgggctccgccggcgccgccgccggcgactgGTACAACCAGGAGCTCGACCTCACCCTGCAGCAGCGCATGCGCTGGGTGCAGCGCAAGTACATGATCTACAACTACTGCACCGACCCCAAGCGCTACGCGCAGGGCCTCCCCGCCGAGTGCTCCATGCAGCAGTAGCCCTCTGCATCAAGCTCCGCTGCAATGGCGGCGGCTGCATCGATCACCGCCCGGATCAGGACGAAAGGGCATGGAATTTCTTTCCATGGTGGCGTCGTCAGTGTGGTAAATAAATAAGGATTTGGCAATTCGTGGGACTTGTAACGCGGTAGCTGGTGGTAAATTCTTCCGTCTTGTCTGTAGCCTCTCTCTGCTTCCGCCACCCCCTGTTCGTGTCATGTAATCATCAAACACTTGGTGTTCATGTCCGTCTGTAATATATCAAAACCCATACGTGTTCTTCACTTGCTGCTCTGTGTACACGTAACATGTGCTCTCCTTTATGCATTGGAAGTTGTGATGTTTGTGGTTGGTTGGATTTCTCGAGGGATTCATATATCCCGCGTAAAAAATTGAAAACTCTGTCAATCGATCGGcagttcttgttttctttttcaggcATTGATATTGGGTCAGTCAGTTTATTGTCTACTGAACACAATTGagtccttgtttacttcacccccaactcccaactttgacttcacccccaactcccaactttggcactatgcagaaagaagattcccatcacatcaaacttgcggtacatggaatactaaatgtagatgaaattaaaaactaattgcacagttttgttgtactttgcgagacgaatcttttgagcctaattagtcaatgtttggacaataattcacaaatacaaacgaaacgctacagtgtactACAGTGCCAACACAGTAATTTTACACCTcccaatttgaccaactaaacctcccaatttgaccaactaaacgAGGCCTGAAAATTAGCTGCCCACTTCCGTTGATGGCATCACTGCCGGAAGCCGGATCGGCATGGCGGCAAGTAAATGTTGCAGTCGCCAGATGTTTCGCACTACTGGTGCAGCAATAgcaacctctctctctccattaaTCGCACGACAGATCCATACTTGTCTCGATCTGTCACGATGGCGATCGAAAAAGGCCCAGGCTTTCAGCATCCAACCGACATTGCAGGATACGCGTTTTTTTTAGCAGAGGTTGATGATAAAAAAACCTCCGCGTTCCGGCAAGAAGATACTAGATGAACACACGGTCCGCACAATCTTGGGAATTCAACACGTTGCTCCACTCCATGCTCTCGTTCTCGTCCGGCTGACTCCAGTCTCCATGCGGCGCAGGTGACAGGGCTCGCGGTCACGGAGGCACACAGGCCAGGGCCACGCGCGGACGCGACGACAAGGACAATGAATTGATTCGTCAGCTAGCTTTCCCAGCGGCCTCTCGGTCGCTGCAAGCCGAGGTGCCGGAGCGCCGATGCCGACAGGTGGCCGCACCGACAAATAGCCAGCCATCTCTTcctgaccgccgccgctcctcgtccTCGGCTAGGCGGCTACTCATCGGATCAGAACGGAGCTGGCCGCTCTGCCGATTGCACCTGGCAGCTTGTTGGAGCATCTCGTGGCCCTTTTCTCTGAACAAAAGGCAGCGCATGCAGGGAAGTGACTCGTGGTCATGGCTTATCCCTTCGAGCTTCGAGTAGCAAGCGGGCCATGGCCCAGCCTAGCAGGCTAGTAGCGACTATTCAGCAATCTGAATGTCGCAGAGATATTTGCAGTTCTCTCATCAGTTGCCACGAGTGCAAAACTACAAGCCTGATAAAGGCTCTTGGGATCAAGCATTTTACTGACGAGATTAATCTAGTTGCCTTACTCTAGAGAAGAGTAGAGGAGAGTTTCTGGGCCACAAATCTCACAGTTGCGAGCAAGAACCAAGTGGTTGCCAGTGTAACAGTACAGCTGATTGGTTCTTGGCTTAAGGGACCTTTTATTGTCTGCACAGGGTGTAGATGAAAATGAAGTGTATGGAGCCAACATCAGTCTATTATATGTCGCCTCATGATGTCCCTTGGGGCGTCCTGTGGCTGGATCTCTCTGCCTGCTCACTTAAGCACAAATCATACGGGAGATGCGCTTGCCTACACTGTGAGTGACTGGGATGGACCAGAGCATGATACTGTTCTAACCTCATGACTGATGAAACTGATGAGctgcagctgcaagcctgcaattTTCGAGCAACAGGGAGAGAACTGCATTTCTTtcaccattttttttcctgatggTTATCTACTGCTAGTAGGATGTTACAGGCTGAAGAGACTTTGGTTTCAGATAAATTACTCCTCCCTGTCCCTCCTGCTATGTGTGTCCATGCATGATTGAGCTAGCTGTGTGCCTCTGGTGCAATGATGGGCCTCACAACAGGAGGAGCCCCATTGTCAGATTTATATGTTTGACAACGTGCCAAATATATGGGTGTCCCTGATGTTTATCCAGGTGGGGCCAGGTCGCTCTATGCCTCTATCGGTGGCTACTTAGACACTAGCATGCTTGAACTGCCGTTGAAACAGCTTGTCTTTCCTTTGAATTTACGCCTGAGCAAAACCAACAAGAACAGACAGGCAGGAGATATTCATCTGGCAGTTCAAATTAGCTCTAGATACTGAACCTTCTTCATGTGTCTAGCTAGTGAACTCTGCAGTAATAACATGTGATTTCAGCTGTGGATTTCTTTCGGTTTGTATTTCTGCAGTTCCTGTGTAAGTAGCACTAAACGCTGGAGGGCTAGTGCAGACAATTGAATTGCATGGAGTGAGATGATTGTTTTGGCCCAGGCCAGGACTGGAAAGAGATCCAAGATTGCAGCTATCTGGTCCTCCATTTTCGTGCAACACATGTTGCTTGCGCAAATTCACCATAAGAGGAACATCATCATTGCCTTTCGGTAAATGATACAAGACCTCCCATAGCTGTATGCGCCATACCTGCTTAATCCCTTGATGATTACAAATGGTCCTGAAACAACAAGAGGACAGGACTAGTACATGCATCTACTCCTGCTCTCCCACATAGTCCAACCACACCATATGAGTTCAAAAGCAGTCCTATTCAGACCATCAAGGTGTATCGAAATCTTACTCAGCATGAAATTTATACCGAGCAGCTCATGTTCTGTTTGTCTTTCCACGGTCATACTTGCATCTCCCAGACTCTGACAGGTTCATTCAGCTGCAACACGCGCATCAGGTTAAAATTGGACTCATTCAGATGCAGCAACGCAGGCTGTAATAGGCAAAGCTTTCACTGTATCCGTCCAAACGAGCGCACAATCTCCATCAGTGCCTACATAATTGGTAAGCTAGACTGCTCGAGTACAGACAACTGGAGAGTGGGCCCGGCCCCTAGGGCGCCAAACTTGCATATGATTAGAGGACCAGTGTAGTATATAGACCCTTGGGAGTACTGCGACCTTTGATGCGTCAATGACATTGCTAAAGCGACTTCCTTCAAATCCATGGACCAGCAGGCCAGCTGCTTCCACTTAGACCGCGTCGGCTGGTCAAGATCAGGGAATGCAGATGAGCCTTGCTAGGTCTGAGCTGTTCAAAAGCACCAGTTTTTATCTCAGCAGTTTTGGTCGTCAGTTATATCTAGTAATGTAGTAGCAAAAGGTAAATTTGGCCATGACTGAATCTGGGAGACATGCAACCTGAAGACAGAAGTGGAGCGAAGCATTGACAAGAAGCAGTGGAGCCTGACAACAACGAACACCCACAGGGCACATACAGGGTCTGGATTTTGACTCGGGCAATGAGCTCGTGCATGGATTCTACTGCAACAGTATAGTTGAGACCTACTAGAATCTAGAGGCACTACAGTGCCATTGCGAGCATTGAGCTGGATGCAGTGACCGCCTTAAATCGCCTGCTGCAGGAGCTTAATTTCTGTCCACTATTGGTGTTGAAATCTGAAGCTGATGAAGTGACCAGCTGATCCCTGACTGCCGAGTGCCGAACACGAACAGTGAGGTGCGCGGCGCCTGAAAGGGTGTTAGTTAAAGGCTCGCTTTAGGGTAGAGTAGACCGTGCAGGATTCATGTTAGAGCAGCGCCTCACTCTGAACTTTTGGTGGTAGTGGTACTACTACTGTCTACTGATGATGGTCTATCTAATGCTAATCCAGCTTGCAAGTGCCTGAGATCCAGGACTGTTTCCTGGTGCAGTAGCAATGCTCACCCCAATCATTTAGGCAGTCTGGGAATAACTTGGATCATCACTCGCACAACGCAAACCATGTCGcctcaagttttttttttcaacgaCCGGTAGGTGCCTGTTATAAGGATGAAGGACTAGACATGTAAAAAATGTATATGGTTACAACATAGCtgtaaaaaagagaaagaaaaaatagagaAGCTACGATCCCCCCACCCCTCACTGAGGGGATGAACCAGGGAACCAACACTAGGAGTGGTGCAGCAGGTTTGCTAGGTGCTTCGCCCCGGCCATCATCCACATGGACGGTTCATCTTTGATGAGCTGCGTGACCTGTTGCGTTGTCGATTCTTTGCGGTCAAAGATCCTAGCATTGCAACCTTCCATATTTCCCAGTGCACTAGGATAATGAGTGATTTAAGCTCGCGCTGATCCGTGCACACCGTCGTAGCCAGTTCCAACCACCGTTGATGTACTGAGACCCTCTGTGGCCAATTATGCCGAAGCAAGTTGCTTGTGGCTGTCCAATTAGCAATGTCTCCCCAAACCCGCTTGGTGAAACTGCATTCGGTGAAAAGGTGGGCCGCGGTCTCTGGTGCTCTTCTGCATAAGGGGCAGTTTCCAGAGTTAGCCCATCTGCGAGCTTGTAGTCTATCAGATGTCCACATCCTGTTTTGTAACAGCAATCATGCAAAGaatttgtattttggaggagCCCATGTTTTCCTACAATTGCTCCAAAGTTTTGTTTGTGTCGATCCAATGAATTGCACCCGGTAAGCCGAGGTAGCAGTGTATTCTCCATTATTTGTAAATTTCCACCGGACTGTGTCACTTACATCCTGCAGGTTTACATCTCAGGTTGCGCACCACAGCGAAATAAATTCCACAAAGTGTTGGGTAGAGAAGCTTTGGTGTCGTAAATTAATATCCCTTATCCATTTATTGTTTGCTAGCGCCTGTTTTAGTGTTCCTTTCTTGCAATCGGCTGATTCGGAAGAGGTGCGGTGCCATATCGCATGGTTGTCGTCCTTGCAACCAAGCACTAGTCCAGAACCTAGTTTTTGCCGCATCGCCAACATCAATAGATGTTGCTGCCGCAAACAACACTTGGTCCGTTGTAGAGCACGGCAAGTTGGTGTCGTCCCAGAGCTTGTCATCGTCTGACCACCACCGCCACAGCCAGCGGAGTCTGAGTGCTCTTGCAAAGCGTCCGAGGTGGAGTATGCCCAGGCCACCCATGATGGTGAGGCGGGCCGATCTCGGCCAATTGACTTTACATTTAGCGCCCGTAAGTGCTTCCGCTCCGGCCCATAGGAATCGTTTCCTTTTGTTGTCGATTTCTGTAAGAACGCTTCTTGATGCCCGTAGAGATGTAATGTAGTAGATGACTTGCGAGGTAAGCACCGATTTGCTTACCGATTTAACTAGAGTCAAGGTTTTCAGCGCACTGCAGTTTCTTTCAGAGTCTCATCAGAATTTTTTTGCTTTTGATCAGAATCATTTAGTGCAAGAATCGATTGCTGTCTGGTGGTGTATGATTCGCGTGGTGGTGGTCCGGCTCGACCGGCCTCAGCCACTCGATCAGATCTGCCCCGGCCACCGATCGGCGGCACGCAGCGACAGGACGCATCGTTGGGTAGCTGCCAGCCATTCGTGCACGCGTGCATGTCATGGCCGGCCGGTGATCGGCGGCGGACCATGCCGTGCCGGCGCCTCAGGCTTGTGGGAGAGTCGGATGGTTGGAGAGTGGACGGGGACAGTCCCGTCACGGTCACGGGCTTACGGCTATGCCTTGGCTCTGGCTGCATAGTGATGATCTTGAACGAATCAGAGGCGCTGCACGACAGGATGCTGCCGACATATTGCCCTGGGAATTGATATGTATCCTGTGTTGGTTCaggttcttaaaaaaaaaaaattgggccGATTCTGCCAAACTGTCCCCAAAAGGCTCTGCCGGGCCCAATAAGCGCTATCTCTTTCCAGCAGGCTGCACCAGCCCAGTCCATGTTATGATGTTAACGATGAAACGGAAGATGGTGCGCTGCTTATTTCATCAGCGCCTGCGCTCTAAAAAAAACCAAAAGATCAGAGCCCACTATTTTTACATGTAAAAATAATTGAAATACATAATTGGCCGGGTCGAGCCTGCCCATTTTTTTGGGCTGCAAATTAGCGCCACTACCCACCCTATTAGAGGTGCGAGCTGGGCTTAGCCCGGTGGGCTCGGGCCGGGCCGAACTCGGTTGCTCaggtctagaaaaaaaatacttggaGAAGCTATATAGATTTTCCCCTACTAGTTAGGCCCGATAGAACCATGAACACGTCCCCTTTTGCACTTCGCTGAACCTAAGCCCAATAGTACATGGTGCACCAAAAGCCTAACCAAGCCCACGAGAAAGTACAATATGAGGTTGTTTTTTCACCAAAAAATTATGTTTACATATGTGATTGCATTATGGTGTGTCCATCAGTAccatttttcccttcttctaaaatatttttctcaTACAAACCATATTTACTTATGCAAGAACAAATAGTCGTAAACCTCGTGCcaacgatttttttttctcatggaCCTTCTTAACCTTAAGTTGTTCATTCGCATAGCGATATAGCTTGTGGTTTATCATGACTTCAACCTATATTATTAAATAGAAAGGTGGTCATAAAGATTAGTGACTTTGATATGTATGAGTTGAAATATATAAACTACCAGAGGGGCACATACCCCAATGTTAGAAAGGTCGAAGCAGCACCATCTCTCTTCCGCTTCCATTGTCGTCCAACGTCACGTGGTCCAACTTGCTCCCGAGAATGGCAATGGGCTGCTCTTAGCACTCGTCGCCCAACTTCATTCGTGCGACGATCCTTAGGACGATGAACAAGTTCCATGAAGGGTCTGTGCTCCCATCGAGGCCGAGCATGATAGCGAATGTCGCCTCCAGCTCTAGCAATGCCTTCCTCTCCTATGTGCTCACACATGTACGGTGTCGCTTGAGACAATAGAAGAGGAATCGAGCGATAACACCATGATCGGTGCCACTGGCTACAAACGTCGATGCAACCCGCTCCAccgcaccctttagtcccaccTTGTTAAATAGTGAGGTTGTTCCCATTCCATCAGATTATGTGTGTAGGGAGAGAAGGCAAGATTGTCCCCATCGTTTGGAGGATGAACACGTGTGTTATATTGTAAACGCTATTATATTATATGCTGAAGCTGAACTTGTAAACGTTTTCTTAGCCTGACTGCAATGCATAAGGTCCACGCCTTTGAGTTTGGACGCCTTGTTGCCGCCCTCAAGCTCGTGAAAAAAGATCAAGCCAAAGTGGCGGGATGTTGTTGTTGTGTCCCACACTTGCGACGGGTCGTGGTCCAGATGCTTTTTAAAGCGGATGCAGCCCAGTCCACATGAAATCGAAAATGGAGCCCAGCCCCCTGAAGCACCGAGTCCTACGCGGTTGCAGAGCAACAAACGCGGAGAGCTGAcggaagaattttttttaacgaaccgcaCAAGATATTAtgagtttctattgatataatagaaaaaaatacaaaattacaGCCCTGGGAGGCCATAggtaggaaaaaaagaaaagaaaaaaaaactagaatcgCCCGGTTGGACTGGGACGTCAACGCAGTCGCACCGCTCCACTCAACTAGCGGTGGCTGAAGCCTCCTTTATCGCGACACCTCCGACAGTCTCACACACATGTAGTTGCCGAACCCCCAGGCGTGACTCCGCGTTGACATGGAATCGAGAGAAACAAACCGCACCATATCGAGAAAGCCACCGCCATACGGATCCTTCGCCACAttgccgctgcaacaccacactacacccgacagagtgataccaccagaTCTGGACCCCTCGCAGGCTACC
It includes:
- the LOC101771748 gene encoding probable xyloglucan endotransglucosylase/hydrolase protein 25 codes for the protein MAARVSLVLSVLLACSAALAAANFNQEFDITWGDGRGKIRDNGQLLTLTLDRTSGSGFQSKHEYLFGKIDMQLKLVPGNSAGTVTAYYLSSQGNTHDEIDFEFLGNVTGEPYTLHTNVFTQGQGQREQQFRLWFDPTKDFHTYSILWNPKHVIFMVDDLPIRDFRNLESKGIAFPKNQPMRLYSSLWNADDWATQGGRVKTDWSHAPFSASYRNFRADACVAVAGGKTRCGATVGTEGSAGAAAGDWYNQELDLTLQQRMRWVQRKYMIYNYCTDPKRYAQGLPAECSMQQ